From the genome of Pseudomonas putida:
CACAGGATCTTCACCGTCCTGGAAAAAGGCGCGGTCGTTGTGGGAGCGGGCTTGCCCCGCGAACACCGGCGCAGCCGGTGCCATCCACATCAGCTAGAAGATCACCCCAGAGATCAGGGCAATGTTGGTATAGGGCTGGCACTCACCCGTGCGGACCACGGCCCGGGCACTTCGCGACAGCTCCTTGAACGCCTCGTGGCTCACCCACTCACGCTTGCCCAGCTTGCGCTGCGAACGCTCGATCTCGACCATGGCCGGGGGCACCACGGCTTTCATCTCCTCGGCCAACACGTGCCGCTCCACCTGCAACTCGCTCAGCACCACCCGCAGCACACTGGAAAAGTCCGGCACCCCCGGTGTCAGCGCCAGGTCGATCACTTCCACCCCCGCCGGCACCGGCAACCCGGCATCACCGATCACCAGGATGTCGCCATGCCCCATCCCGGCGATCACCCGCGACAAGGCCACGTTCAGCAGAGGGGTCTTCTTCATGGGTCCAGTTCCTTCAGACAAGGGATGGATGGCTGGGCACCCACGCGGGTGACCGACAACGCTGCAGCGCGCTGGCCGAAGGCAATGGCCTCGCCCTCCTCCAGCCCACGTACCAGGCCGGCGGCAAAGCCACCGATGAAGGTATCGCCTGCCGCCGTGGTGTCCAGCGCCTTGACCTTCGGCGCGGGGTAATGCGCGCTGCCCTCAGGGCTGACGAACAAGGCCCCCTGGGCGCCCAGGGTCACGATCACCTTGCCGGCGCCCAACTGTAACAGGTGCTGGGCCGCAGCGCGGGCGCTGGCCTCATCGTTCACGACAAGGCCGGTCAACGCCTCGGCCTCGCTTTCGTTGGGCGTGAGGTAGTCGATATGGGGCAGCCATTCGGACGGCAGCGGGCCGGTGGCCGGCGCCGGATTGAGGATCACCCGCTTGCCCAGCGCATGCCCGCGGGCCAGGGTCCAGGCCACGGTATCGGCCGGGACCTCGAGCTGGCAGATGATCACTTCGGCAGCCTGCAGCAACGCATCGAAACGCTGCACGGCTTGCGGCGTCAGCAGGCCGTTGCCACCTGGGACGATGACGATGCAGTTCTGGCTGCTGGCATCCACGGTGATCAGCGCCACGCCGCTGGACACACCCTCGCATACGCTCACGCCCTGGCAGTCGATGCCCTCCACTTCCAATGCCGCGCGCAGTTGCTCGCCATAGGCGTCGTCACCGACGTTGCCGACCATGGCCACGCTGCCACCCAGGCGCGCCACGGCAACCGCCTGGTTGGCGCCCTTGCCGCCCGGCAAGGTGAAAAACGCATCGCCGGCCAGGGTCTCGCCCGGCCGTGGCAGCCGCTGGGCGCGGGCCACCAGGTCCATGTTGAGGCTGCCTACCACCACTACCTTGGCCTGCATGGCTATTCCTTAGCGGTAATCGTTGAACAGGGTCGGGCGCGGCCCGGTGGACTCGCGTGGCACGATGCGCGGGGCGACGATGCGCTGCTGGGCCGGGCCGTGCGGGTCGCCGATGCGGGTCAGCAACAACGCCGCGGCGCTGTCGCCCAACTCCCGAATCGACTGGCCCACGGTACTCAGCGCCGGGTACACGTAGCGGCTCAGCTCGATGTCGTCGAAGCCGATCACCGACAGCTCGCCGGGCACGCTGATGTTGCGCTCGGCGGCGGCGCGCAGCACGCCGAAGCCGATCATGTCGTTACCGGCGAAAATCGCCGTGGGCCGCTCGCCATCGAGCAACTGCGCGGCCGTGGCATGGCCGCCGGGGCTGGTGAAGTCGCAGTGCTGCACGCGGTTGCTGGCCACCGCCAGTCGCGCCTCGGCCATGGCCCGGCGGAAACCGGCCAGGCGCAAGCGGCTGACACCGGTCTCGGCCGGGCCGCCGATGTAGGCGATGTCCTCGTGACCCAGCTCCAGCAGGTGGCGGGTGGCGAGGTAGGCGCCGTGCTCGTGGTCGATGCGCACCAGGTCGGCGTCGACACCTTCGAGCTCGCGGTCGACGATGACCATGGGCGTGCGCACGCTGGCGAGGCTTTGCAGCAGGTCCTGGTCTTCACCCACCGACGCCACCACCAGTCCGTCGATGCGTTTTTCCAGCAGCACGCGCAGGTAGCTGCGCTGCTTCTGGGGGTTGTCGTCGGAGTTGCACAGGATCACGCAATAGCCGTTGCGCTCGCAGGCATCCTCGATGCCCCGGGCCAGTTCGGCGAAGTACGGGTTGACGCTGTTGGGCACCAGCAGGCCGATGGTGGCGGTGCTGCGGGCCTTGAGCGACCGGGCCACGGCGCTGGGCACGTAGTCGAGGTCGCGGATCGCGGCCTCGACCTTGAGCCGCACATGCTCGCTGACAGGGCGCGTCTTGTTCAGCACATGGGACACGGTGGTGTAGGAAATGCCCGCTAGGGCCGCGACGTCTTTGATGGTTGCCATGGTTTCAGTTCCGCCGGCCTGCACGCCGGCTGCGATAAGTGTCGAGCACCACGGCGATGACGATGACCGCCCCGGTGATGATGCGCTTGGTGGGTTCGGAAGCGCCGATCTGGGCCAGACCTGCGGCCAGTACGGAAATGATCAGCACGCCGATGAAGGTGCTGATGACCGAGCCGCGCCCGCCCATCAGGCTGGTGCCGCCGATCACCACGGCGGCGATCACCTGCAGCTCGAGGCCGGCGCCGGCATTGGGGTCGGCGGCCTCCAGGCGGGAAATCTGGAACAACGCGGCCAGCCCGGCGAGCAGGCCCATCAGGGCGAAGACCAGGACCTTGTAGGGACGCGGATCGATGCCGGCCAGGCGCACGGCCTCTTCGTTGGTGCCGATGCCGATCAGGTAGCGCCCGAACACGGTGCGGGTCAGCACCAAGTGTGCCAGCACGATCACCAGCAAGGCGATGAGGAAGGCCGGCGAGATACCGAAGGCCAGCGGGTTGGAGAACCAGGCATAGGCATCGCCGATGTAGGCGGTGCGCGAGTCGGTGAACTGGTAGGCAAGGCCACGGGCCATTTCCAGCACGCCGAGCGAAACGATGAACGACGGAATGCGCCAGGCCACGGTGACGCCACCGGTGATGCTGCCGGCCAG
Proteins encoded in this window:
- a CDS encoding ABC transporter permease, which translates into the protein MKSSPLDTPDSTPVRRSGPYFGLGTYLGLAGALLAMIVLFSLLSSHFWSYATFSTLANQIPDLMVLAVGMTFVLIVGGIDLSVGSVLALAASTVSVAILGWGWGVLPAALLGMAIAALAGSITGGVTVAWRIPSFIVSLGVLEMARGLAYQFTDSRTAYIGDAYAWFSNPLAFGISPAFLIALLVIVLAHLVLTRTVFGRYLIGIGTNEEAVRLAGIDPRPYKVLVFALMGLLAGLAALFQISRLEAADPNAGAGLELQVIAAVVIGGTSLMGGRGSVISTFIGVLIISVLAAGLAQIGASEPTKRIITGAVIVIAVVLDTYRSRRAGRRN
- the rbsK gene encoding ribokinase is translated as MQAKVVVVGSLNMDLVARAQRLPRPGETLAGDAFFTLPGGKGANQAVAVARLGGSVAMVGNVGDDAYGEQLRAALEVEGIDCQGVSVCEGVSSGVALITVDASSQNCIVIVPGGNGLLTPQAVQRFDALLQAAEVIICQLEVPADTVAWTLARGHALGKRVILNPAPATGPLPSEWLPHIDYLTPNESEAEALTGLVVNDEASARAAAQHLLQLGAGKVIVTLGAQGALFVSPEGSAHYPAPKVKALDTTAAGDTFIGGFAAGLVRGLEEGEAIAFGQRAAALSVTRVGAQPSIPCLKELDP
- the rbsD gene encoding D-ribose pyranase, which translates into the protein MKKTPLLNVALSRVIAGMGHGDILVIGDAGLPVPAGVEVIDLALTPGVPDFSSVLRVVLSELQVERHVLAEEMKAVVPPAMVEIERSQRKLGKREWVSHEAFKELSRSARAVVRTGECQPYTNIALISGVIF
- a CDS encoding LacI family DNA-binding transcriptional regulator, encoding MATIKDVAALAGISYTTVSHVLNKTRPVSEHVRLKVEAAIRDLDYVPSAVARSLKARSTATIGLLVPNSVNPYFAELARGIEDACERNGYCVILCNSDDNPQKQRSYLRVLLEKRIDGLVVASVGEDQDLLQSLASVRTPMVIVDRELEGVDADLVRIDHEHGAYLATRHLLELGHEDIAYIGGPAETGVSRLRLAGFRRAMAEARLAVASNRVQHCDFTSPGGHATAAQLLDGERPTAIFAGNDMIGFGVLRAAAERNISVPGELSVIGFDDIELSRYVYPALSTVGQSIRELGDSAAALLLTRIGDPHGPAQQRIVAPRIVPRESTGPRPTLFNDYR